AGGGTTATATCACcacctgctggtgtggcatgctcttgacagtgcATGATCGCGTGTTTTTGCGTGTTCATGTaggcgttttttttttacttttaaccaAGCATTTGTGGAGGGGATTTTATTTAAACTGCAGGAGGAAAAAAATACACttgtccgtgtggactaggcctcaTGCTAGTTCTGTAAGCTACACAATCATTGGGAAGACTGCTGACttgacagttgtccaaaagacCACCATTGACACCTTGCACAAGGACACtaaaggtcattgcaaaagaggctggctgttcacagagctctgtgtccaagcacattaatagagaggaaaagggaaggaaaagatgtggtagaaaaaagtgtacaagcaatagggATAACCGCACCCTGTGGAgaggattgtgaaacaaaacTCATTCAAAAATGTGGGGGAGATTCACAGAGTGGACTGCAGCTGGAGTCAGTGCTTCAAGAACCACTACACACAGAAGTATGCAAAACATGGGTTTCAGCTGTTGCATTTCTTGTGTCAACCCACTCTTAAACAACAGACAGCGTCAGAAGTGTCTCACCTTCAAAAAGCACTGGACTGCTGCTGAGTGGTCCAAAGTTATGTTCtctgatgaaagtaaattttgcatttctttGGAAATCAAGTTCTCAGAGTCTGGAGGAAGAGTGGAGAGGCACACAATCCACGTtgcttgaggtccagtgtaaagtttccagagtcagtgatggtttggggtgccaTGTCATCTGCTGGTGTTGGTCTACTGTGTTTTTTGAGGTCCAAGGTCAATACAGCCATATACCCAGAAGATTTAAAGCACTTCATGCTTCATGCTGCTGACCAACTTATAGGGAAGCAGATTTAATTTTCCAACAGGACTTGGCACCTGCAGACGGTGCCAAAGCTATCAGTACCTTGTTTGAGGACCATGGTATCCATGTTCTTAATTGGACAGCAAACTCGCCTGACCTTAACCATGAAAATCTATGGGGTATTGTAAAGTGGAAGATGCTGTGTGCCAGACCCAACAATgcatcaaaattaaaataaacatttttaaatatatcagtctgtcgtaatgaatgaatataatttAAAAGTTTTACACTTTTTGACTAGAATTGgttaaataaatcaactttttgaggatattctaattatatgaccagcacctttACTGTATAATAGTGCAGTGATTTGACAGTTTATTGACAGTCCCTACAGTACTCCCAGCAATGGTGAAGATGGGGGCCAGACCAATGGGCAGAACCAACGCCACATATAAAGAtctgtattttaataataaaacatctGTATTAATCTTTGCAATTCAAATAAAATTGGTTTCTCGAAAGGCTCTGATTGGATCTTGTACAGTACCTTACAagtttaaaacacaaataattaaatggAACTTTTAATGTACAATAATGTGcaattttaaaaaaacatgtttatattatattatttacaaaaaaattccaaaATCCATTCATTACTCCATTTAAATAGTATGATCTGATGTTTTACTATCGATATAGTCAACAGTTTAAATGCAAGACTGCCGAAATTGTGTAACAAAATGAAAGCACTTTTAAAGCGGACTAAATATTGTTCGAATTTTATGGCATCTGCATTTAAGGACAAACTTTGGCAATTGTCTCAAAGCAGAGGGATGTAATGAGGTATAGTAGAATTCACTCCACAGTCAATATATTCATAGGCATCTGTAGACAACTGTTCTGAATGGGACAAGTAGGAGACGTTGATAGTCAGTCTGTAGTAAACAAAAAGGATTTAACATTattaaagtatatatatatatatataacacaaAGTACTTTAATATGAAAGCCATTCATATttcaatagatagatagatagatacttaCTGCAAATGCAAGAATAAGGTGTGAATCTGAATGGCGGGTGATTTGCAGTAactactgtaaataaaatgaaagtttATTGACATTACAGAAGGTTTTATGGATATTTTATGCAATAGAGCCAATACATGATGTCTAAGTGTATTGGATCAGCCGGGAAACAATATGCAGTAATAAATTTAAAAGAACTGTAACACGTTTGTAAAAACATACATTACATCaccctatataatgtaaagaacattcattgaaaatataatcttagtatctttaatattgactgagtaaggtcatgttaaagatttaaattaaaataaaatcaataattgaaataaaattttgatgctcctaatttATTATGAGGTCGAATATAGGGTACATactgatttatttattgttgaTTGTAGCATTACTTACTTAAGACCTTTGTCTTCAATAGCAATGTCCGAAACAACTGTGATCTGTGAAaggtaaaaatgtatgttaaaaacTGTATTCGTTCAAATTTATTTGTATTCTCAGTACAATACAAAAAGGATTTTTGAGCATTTTGTTCACATTTGTTGTTTTGCCATGTCTTGTATAATGCATTCAAGAACATTTGAATACTTATTTTGTACAACAGTTAGCATACAATAACGTTTTACCGTCTTCTGTGATCGAGGAGGGAGTATGGTCACATTGGTGAACTTGGTCTTGCCAACCACCATTTCAAAAATCAGTGCCTGCACATTAAGATCTTTAGCCACAATACTAACAAAGTTATGATTGGTGATGTTGAGTTTGTTCTAAAAAAAGAGAGACAGAAAATTGTGAGGATTATAAAAAGTAAACAACATTAAAAAAGCAAGTCTTAAAGTGTGATTATTGCTCAAGTTCACTTACAGTGACCACCATGTTTACTTTATCTGGAGTGAGATAGACAATAGATGACTGTAGTTCCACGGGTGACATGTCAATGCTCCGTGGAAAAAGGAAAAACAGGATCAGAGCACAGACCAGAAGGCAAAGCCCAACGGATATGCACACGTACAGTTTCCTGTGggacattaaatcatgttataCACATTCACCTTAGAATAAAATGAAGTGCCAATAATACAATTACACTCTTAACGTGCAATAAAGTATGCTTTATTGATCCCTCCCTTGGAGAGAAGATATTGCATAAGTAAACTTATCCGTGTGATACTCACGTGTGGTGAGGCTTTAGTCTTTGATCACTGCAAGGAATGACAGCCACGAGTTGGTTCTCCTGACCTGAAGGTGTTTTAAAAAGAGAGGATAAGGGTTTTTGCTTAAcaacagaaaaaataaaatcagaaataaataaataatacttaCCTCGCGGTATACGCCCAGTACCCTGGCAGGTAGGGCATGGATCCGACTGTCCTTCCCCATTAATACTCCCATAGTCCGTCCATTTAGAAAGCCTCCGTTTATCTCCATATTTATTTTGGGTCATAATGGTCCGTTTTCAGAATGATGTTGGATCTAATGTGATTAAATCCAAAGGCATCCACCCTGAAGAAGAGACCCTGTCTATTATAGGTAAAATGCCTGGTTAGCATCATACAGTAAAGCTTGTATTGATCTAGTTAAACATAACTGTAAAACATCTTcgtaaaactacagtaaatcaGTAAAAAGAACAGTAAAACTCAAAATCAATGTCCAAAGAATTTACACGCCATTATAAAACATGGCAAAGTTCACAATATTTCACAATATAAAATTTTCTTTGGTGCCTGCTGAAAAACCTTTTGAAGAAATCTTCAAATTTTAATGGCTTCAATTATCAAATATTTATCTATGAAAACACTTCTGCGTAGTATGTTTTAGGCCTTATTCCAGTAattccccctatgtttcccaTCTATCAGAAAACAACCAACCATCAGATTCCAACACTTTACCAGGAGAAACCCTCAGAGACCATAATAACTTCAATTAAAACCAATCAGTGATTCTTGGGAATTTGGAGAAAACAGGTTTAAATGTTgaaaaaaaagttagttaaattacaaaatctgaaggtatatcattatagaccaaggtcttgactgttcagcaatttaccggtgcaacctcccctgtttgtatttttttcataaaataggcgtttttccagttattactcatCATACAACGtttactttaagcctaaatagaaaaagtaatggtttttttatttaacaaacatatttttgt
The Paramisgurnus dabryanus chromosome 1, PD_genome_1.1, whole genome shotgun sequence genome window above contains:
- the tmem106a gene encoding transmembrane protein 106A codes for the protein MTQNKYGDKRRLSKWTDYGSINGEGQSDPCPTCQGTGRIPRGQENQLVAVIPCSDQRLKPHHTKLYVCISVGLCLLVCALILFFLFPRSIDMSPVELQSSIVYLTPDKVNMVVTNKLNITNHNFVSIVAKDLNVQALIFEMVVGKTKFTNVTILPPRSQKTITVVSDIAIEDKGLNSYCKSPAIQIHTLFLHLQLTINVSYLSHSEQLSTDAYEYIDCGVNSTIPHYIPLL